In Rhodococcus sp. OK302, one genomic interval encodes:
- the hcaB gene encoding 3-(cis-5,6-dihydroxycyclohexa-1,3-dien-1-yl)propanoate dehydrogenase, giving the protein MTAWLDGKRALIVGAGSGIGRGVVDAFLAEGASVGVLELDAAKCEALAAEHPEVEVVQGDATKAAANQAAVAAVVDRFGGLDILVNCVGVFDFYRKLESIDADLLDQAFDEIFAINVKSHLHSVKAATPALRESGGSIVLTESTSAYYPGRGGTLYVASKFAVRGLVTTLAYELAPDIRVNGVAPGGTLNTDLSGLATLGLTENRLDGPDRAKELAGRNPLGVALSGIDHAWSYVFLASDRSRGISGRVVHSDGGMGIKV; this is encoded by the coding sequence GTGACCGCCTGGCTCGACGGTAAGCGTGCGCTTATCGTCGGGGCCGGCTCGGGCATCGGGCGCGGTGTCGTCGACGCCTTCCTTGCCGAGGGCGCCAGCGTCGGTGTTCTCGAGCTCGACGCGGCCAAGTGCGAGGCCCTCGCGGCCGAGCACCCCGAGGTCGAGGTTGTCCAGGGCGACGCCACCAAGGCTGCCGCGAACCAGGCTGCGGTCGCTGCAGTCGTGGATCGCTTTGGTGGACTGGACATTCTGGTGAACTGCGTCGGTGTCTTCGACTTCTACCGCAAGCTCGAGAGCATCGATGCCGACTTGCTGGACCAGGCATTCGACGAAATATTTGCCATCAACGTCAAATCGCACCTGCACAGTGTCAAGGCCGCGACGCCCGCGCTGCGTGAGTCGGGCGGTTCCATCGTGCTCACCGAGTCGACGTCGGCCTACTACCCAGGTCGTGGTGGAACCCTTTATGTCGCATCCAAATTCGCTGTCCGGGGATTGGTAACCACCCTCGCCTACGAGCTGGCGCCGGACATCCGTGTCAACGGCGTCGCCCCCGGCGGCACGCTGAACACCGATCTGAGTGGGCTCGCGACGTTGGGTCTGACTGAGAATCGGCTCGACGGACCGGACCGCGCGAAGGAACTCGCCGGCCGAAACCCGTTGGGAGTCGCCCTCTCCGGCATCGACCATGCGTGGAGTTACGTATTCCTCGCCTCCGACCGATCACGTGGCATTTCCGGCCGCGTCGTTCATTCGGACGGCGGAATGGGCATCAAAGTTTAA
- a CDS encoding 3-phenylpropionate/cinnamic acid dioxygenase subunit beta, with amino-acid sequence MSTYIPIDSASSPLGQDASKTAAVGPSLAFDDQRHLTAHRWLVEETYILDRQDYDAWLETLAEDIHYFMPIRVTTALGTGYDTAKDMAHFDEDKYSLSRRVARFDTGHAWAEDPPSRLRHHLSNVRTFATENENELVVESAVLLFRSRGDVLEPSLLSVGRVDLLRLEDGVWRLARRHIAADESVLRMQNLAVFL; translated from the coding sequence ATGAGCACCTACATCCCCATCGACTCCGCGAGTTCGCCTCTCGGACAGGACGCGTCGAAGACCGCGGCCGTGGGCCCATCGCTGGCGTTCGACGATCAGCGGCACCTGACAGCGCACCGCTGGCTCGTGGAGGAGACATACATCCTCGACCGGCAGGACTACGACGCCTGGCTGGAAACGCTTGCCGAGGACATCCACTACTTCATGCCGATCCGCGTCACGACGGCGCTGGGTACCGGCTACGACACGGCCAAGGACATGGCGCACTTCGACGAGGACAAGTACTCGTTGAGTCGCCGCGTCGCGCGTTTCGATACCGGCCACGCGTGGGCCGAGGATCCCCCGTCGCGACTGCGCCACCACCTGTCCAACGTCCGCACTTTCGCGACGGAGAACGAGAACGAGCTCGTCGTCGAGTCGGCAGTCCTGTTGTTCCGCAGTCGCGGCGACGTGCTGGAGCCCTCGCTGCTCTCGGTTGGTCGCGTTGACCTGCTGCGTCTCGAGGACGGCGTCTGGCGTCTGGCCCGTCGGCACATCGCCGCCGACGAGTCCGTGCTGCGCATGCAGAATCTGGCAGTGTTCCTGTGA